Proteins encoded within one genomic window of Cellulosimicrobium protaetiae:
- a CDS encoding AbiV family abortive infection protein encodes MADTSRESTPEFSRDPASLGARYIVATLRNAHELASDAMILFEAGRYARAFALGTFAIEEAGKARLTDDRLRYDSTKPFKKDRHEVKIAAARQMLAFAEGVRSGVVNIEDWFSEMHDYDAEDDFFSRMAGLYVDVDDEAGVVGGGAGITAEQAEEAVTLAGLAAHTAMSLMWEANGGGDA; translated from the coding sequence ATGGCCGACACCTCTCGCGAGAGCACGCCCGAGTTCAGCCGTGATCCCGCCTCGCTGGGCGCGCGGTACATCGTCGCAACGCTTCGCAACGCCCACGAACTCGCGAGTGACGCCATGATCCTGTTCGAGGCTGGGCGCTACGCCCGGGCCTTCGCTCTGGGCACTTTCGCGATCGAGGAGGCAGGCAAGGCGCGCTTGACCGATGACCGTCTGCGTTACGACAGTACGAAGCCGTTTAAGAAGGATCGCCACGAGGTAAAGATCGCTGCCGCCCGTCAGATGCTGGCGTTCGCCGAAGGTGTCCGCAGCGGAGTCGTGAACATTGAGGACTGGTTCTCCGAGATGCACGACTACGACGCCGAGGACGACTTCTTCAGCCGGATGGCAGGTCTGTACGTTGACGTGGACGACGAGGCCGGGGTCGTCGGTGGTGGCGCTGGCATCACCGCAGAGCAGGCTGAGGAGGCCGTCACACTCGCTGGCCTCGCGGCACATACGGCCATGTCGCTCATGTGGGAGGCGAACGGCGGCGGGGACGCCTGA
- a CDS encoding recombinase family protein gives MAHTYGYARVSTTSQNLTAQIDALTGAGEVDVRDVVAEKASGTREDRPELTRLLAGLREGDMLVVTKLDRLGRSAAHVARLVRELDERGVTLRSLTETIDTSSAAGRLMVHVLAAVAQMEADLARERTLDGLAAARARGRVGGRPSVMTPERLAAARASLAGGQPVPAVARALGVSPATIRRHMRIGGESS, from the coding sequence ATGGCGCACACCTACGGCTACGCCCGGGTCTCGACCACTTCACAGAACCTCACTGCCCAGATCGACGCGCTCACCGGTGCCGGGGAGGTGGATGTCCGCGACGTCGTCGCGGAGAAGGCCTCCGGCACCCGGGAGGACCGGCCCGAGCTCACCCGGCTGCTGGCCGGGCTGCGTGAAGGTGACATGCTCGTGGTGACTAAGCTCGATCGGCTCGGGCGGTCCGCCGCACATGTTGCCCGGCTCGTGCGCGAGCTCGACGAGCGCGGCGTCACCCTTCGGTCGCTGACGGAAACGATCGACACCTCGAGCGCGGCGGGCCGGCTCATGGTGCACGTGCTCGCCGCCGTGGCGCAGATGGAAGCAGACCTCGCCCGCGAACGAACCCTGGACGGACTCGCCGCTGCGCGGGCCCGCGGCCGTGTCGGTGGCCGGCCCAGCGTGATGACTCCCGAACGGCTTGCGGCCGCGCGCGCGTCGCTCGCTGGCGGGCAGCCCGTGCCTGCCGTTGCGCGCGCGCTCGGGGTTTCCCCGGCCACGATCCGGCGGCATATGCGCATCGGGGGTGAGAGCTCGTGA
- a CDS encoding ribbon-helix-helix domain-containing protein produces the protein MSGERKVRGKDVDDGQIQAWADEAEAGYDVKSLRRRGRPAAGDGPGVVVTVRLDAPTLAALTERAEAEGLPNRTEAIRAAVRAWTHVA, from the coding sequence ATGAGCGGTGAGCGGAAGGTGCGCGGGAAGGACGTCGACGACGGCCAGATCCAGGCTTGGGCCGACGAGGCCGAGGCCGGCTATGACGTCAAGTCGTTGCGTCGACGCGGACGCCCAGCCGCCGGAGACGGGCCCGGGGTTGTCGTGACCGTGCGCCTGGACGCCCCGACACTAGCCGCGCTCACCGAGCGGGCAGAGGCCGAAGGGCTGCCAAACCGCACAGAGGCGATCCGGGCCGCGGTCCGCGCGTGGACGCACGTCGCGTGA
- a CDS encoding toxin — MKLHASARKHFKRDRLSETGVLLAAQQPAYRAPLDDEDDPRRWLLLGFDDTGRLLELVVLIFDSGDELLIHAMKARQQYFDLLG, encoded by the coding sequence GTGAAGCTCCACGCCTCGGCACGTAAGCACTTCAAGCGGGACAGATTGAGCGAGACCGGGGTCCTCCTTGCTGCGCAGCAGCCTGCCTACCGTGCGCCGCTCGACGACGAGGACGACCCTCGCCGCTGGCTCTTGCTCGGGTTCGACGACACCGGCCGACTCCTCGAGCTCGTCGTGCTCATCTTCGACTCAGGCGACGAGCTGCTGATCCACGCGATGAAGGCGCGCCAGCAGTACTTCGACCTCCTGGGCTAG
- a CDS encoding helix-turn-helix domain-containing protein, with protein sequence MTTPVRPKRRGTASELARKFGVSERTIRYTVAEDRRVYEARADERRAQIIELHRRGLGVRAIARQLSVSPGLVSTRLKEARDAGVDLSRLDDPAA encoded by the coding sequence ATGACTACCCCAGTCCGCCCCAAACGACGGGGCACAGCCTCTGAGCTCGCGCGCAAGTTCGGTGTCTCCGAGCGCACGATCCGCTACACCGTCGCGGAGGATCGGCGCGTCTACGAAGCCCGCGCCGACGAGCGGCGGGCACAGATCATCGAGCTACACCGTCGGGGCCTCGGTGTGCGCGCGATCGCGCGTCAGCTCAGCGTGAGCCCTGGCCTCGTCTCCACCCGGCTGAAAGAAGCCCGGGATGCCGGCGTCGACCTCTCCCGCCTCGACGACCCCGCCGCGTAG
- a CDS encoding replication initiation protein: protein MTTSAAEDATATTGEQWEQMWLPLFPYSTNDLAAGIYRRPRPIALGHRYIETNPAGMSNLLVVDVDHPDAALRALSSVGSHPLPNAIVSNPRNGHAHAIWTLAEAVTRTEYARRKPLAYAAAVTEGLRRALDGDKAYSGLMTKNPLHDSWEAEWLHTNTWDLAQLEEELGDHMPPPRWREGTKRRGEVVGLGRNCSLFESARHWAYRALRHHFGDPEGLASAIHAEVNARNVEFSEPLPASEARAIAASIHRWITMWADGEAVYGATFVAIQSARGRKGGRKSAETRQARVAARAAAILGES from the coding sequence ATGACGACGAGCGCGGCCGAGGACGCCACCGCGACCACGGGCGAGCAGTGGGAGCAGATGTGGCTTCCTTTGTTCCCCTACTCGACCAACGACCTCGCCGCCGGCATCTACCGTCGTCCGCGCCCGATCGCGCTCGGTCACCGCTACATCGAGACCAACCCCGCCGGCATGTCGAACCTCCTGGTCGTCGACGTCGACCACCCAGACGCCGCGCTGCGCGCGCTGTCGTCGGTCGGCTCGCACCCGCTGCCCAACGCGATCGTCTCGAACCCTCGCAACGGCCACGCGCACGCGATCTGGACGTTGGCTGAGGCAGTCACCCGCACCGAGTACGCGCGGCGCAAGCCGCTCGCCTACGCGGCCGCCGTGACCGAGGGCCTGCGCCGCGCGCTCGACGGTGACAAGGCTTACTCGGGCCTCATGACGAAGAACCCCCTGCACGACTCGTGGGAAGCCGAGTGGCTGCACACGAACACGTGGGACCTGGCGCAGCTCGAAGAAGAGTTAGGCGACCACATGCCGCCGCCACGGTGGCGTGAGGGCACGAAGCGCCGCGGTGAGGTCGTCGGCCTCGGCCGTAACTGCTCCCTGTTCGAGTCCGCCCGGCACTGGGCCTACCGCGCTCTGCGCCACCACTTCGGGGACCCCGAGGGCCTTGCCTCCGCGATCCACGCGGAGGTCAACGCGCGTAACGTCGAGTTCTCCGAGCCGCTGCCGGCCTCAGAAGCGCGCGCGATCGCCGCGAGCATCCACCGTTGGATCACCATGTGGGCGGACGGTGAGGCGGTCTACGGAGCCACGTTCGTCGCGATCCAATCCGCCCGCGGGCGGAAAGGTGGGCGGAAGTCCGCTGAGACCCGTCAAGCGCGCGTAGCGGCCCGTGCAGCTGCGATCCTGGGGGAGTCATGA
- a CDS encoding GIY-YIG nuclease family protein, whose product MKSPPVRRGGDIDLGHLLLAAGVELDTTIVIRHTYNPDGLTGPHDLTTQKVHAYTRRQGFRKFPAAPPKHWLIFVTDGGLRSRFLTAYDNRGEVTAERTATHRSFDLEPSDLLTTLRGRLVVQWSKDAVNWVKQGRAAAQFTVLEIADPAEVTFPGFDRLVIDYATLLDVVESSRYRSWQAALASVQAIYLITDSRTGQHYVGKADGGERLLGRWNTYARTGHGGNVALTALAGLDPDHVRDFRFSILRVFGPDTPRVDVDTAEEHFKRALMTREFGLNRN is encoded by the coding sequence ATGAAGTCACCACCCGTCCGCCGGGGCGGCGACATCGACCTCGGGCACCTCCTGCTCGCCGCAGGCGTCGAGCTCGACACCACCATCGTCATCCGGCACACCTACAACCCCGACGGGCTCACCGGCCCCCACGACCTCACCACGCAGAAGGTCCACGCCTACACGCGACGCCAGGGATTCCGGAAGTTCCCCGCCGCCCCGCCCAAGCACTGGCTCATCTTCGTGACCGACGGCGGCTTGCGCTCACGCTTCCTGACTGCCTACGACAACCGCGGCGAAGTGACCGCTGAGCGGACTGCGACCCACCGCAGCTTCGACCTCGAACCTTCCGACCTGCTCACTACCCTCCGTGGGCGCCTCGTGGTCCAGTGGTCCAAGGACGCCGTGAACTGGGTCAAGCAGGGCCGCGCTGCGGCGCAGTTCACCGTCCTCGAGATCGCGGATCCCGCCGAGGTGACCTTCCCTGGCTTCGACAGGCTCGTGATCGACTACGCCACCCTCCTCGACGTCGTCGAGAGCTCGCGCTACCGCTCCTGGCAGGCGGCGCTCGCCTCCGTCCAGGCCATCTACCTCATCACCGACTCCCGCACCGGCCAGCACTACGTCGGCAAGGCCGACGGCGGCGAACGACTGCTCGGGCGCTGGAACACGTACGCCCGTACCGGCCACGGCGGCAACGTCGCCCTCACCGCGCTCGCCGGCCTCGACCCCGACCACGTCCGCGACTTCCGGTTCAGCATCCTGCGAGTCTTCGGCCCCGACACGCCTCGCGTAGATGTCGACACCGCCGAGGAGCACTTCAAGCGCGCCCTCATGACCCGAGAGTTCGGCCTCAACCGCAACTGA
- a CDS encoding DUF6998 domain-containing protein — MLDTSALPLRELLATSIAISTELRRRGYVRTGTSLAGELMEHVVAAAYDARLEAPINAGWDAVTNDGTRIQVKTRFLEPGARRPFTFKTLDFDIAVIVWINAASFTIDWAREIPRVELEAIVAPHSAGFRLSASRTIAHEADVTSRLRAAFDALA, encoded by the coding sequence ATGCTCGACACCAGCGCCCTGCCTCTGCGCGAACTCCTCGCCACGTCGATCGCGATCTCCACCGAGCTCCGGCGTCGTGGCTACGTCCGCACCGGCACCTCGCTCGCCGGCGAGCTCATGGAGCACGTCGTCGCTGCCGCGTACGACGCCCGCCTCGAGGCCCCTATCAACGCAGGCTGGGACGCCGTCACGAACGACGGAACGCGCATCCAGGTCAAGACCCGGTTCCTCGAACCCGGAGCCCGCCGACCCTTCACGTTCAAGACGCTCGACTTCGACATCGCCGTCATCGTCTGGATCAACGCCGCCAGCTTCACCATCGACTGGGCCCGGGAGATCCCCCGCGTCGAGCTCGAGGCGATCGTGGCACCGCACTCCGCGGGCTTTCGGCTCTCCGCCTCCCGGACGATCGCCCACGAGGCGGACGTGACCAGTCGACTCCGCGCCGCCTTCGACGCGTTGGCGTGA
- a CDS encoding ATP-binding protein: MDLVTNPYTPSAGRRPLELAGRDRELDEMRVLVARAQVGTTGRGLVLSGLRGVGKTVLLRELHAIADDAGWLTSEIEGSRLTGAKARSRATLARDLVASARRLRSRTTVLTDKLRSALETIGAFSLKLGVAGVELGVERREGRADTGDLGFDLEELITDAAPALSEQGIGIAVFVDEMQDLDAEMLGALLSAQHRAAQRDIPFYVVGAGLPNLPGVLAESNSYAERQFDYRTIAALSPDEALQALVAPAAARGVTYEQRAAQLLIHVTDGYPYFIQVYGDQAWRLSVGPDTITYTDALEAHAAGTEALDFGFFTSRWERATDAERRFMRAMAQDDGRSVASEVMTRVGMPGTSPGPYRRSLIAKGLIYSPDRGQLAFTVPHMADYISRRLDDD; this comes from the coding sequence ATGGACCTGGTGACCAACCCGTACACGCCGTCCGCCGGGCGCCGCCCGCTCGAGCTCGCCGGCCGCGACCGCGAGCTCGACGAGATGCGCGTCCTCGTCGCCCGCGCGCAGGTCGGCACAACCGGGCGCGGGCTCGTCCTGAGCGGGCTGCGCGGCGTCGGCAAGACCGTCCTCCTCCGCGAGCTGCATGCGATCGCGGACGACGCGGGTTGGCTCACCTCCGAGATCGAGGGCTCGCGTCTCACCGGCGCGAAGGCGAGGTCACGGGCGACCCTCGCTCGTGACCTCGTCGCCAGCGCGCGGCGGCTGCGCTCGCGCACGACCGTGCTCACCGACAAGCTCCGCAGCGCGCTCGAGACGATCGGCGCGTTCTCGCTCAAGCTCGGCGTCGCCGGCGTCGAGCTCGGTGTCGAGCGGCGCGAGGGCCGCGCTGACACCGGCGATCTCGGGTTCGACCTCGAGGAGCTCATCACCGACGCCGCGCCCGCGCTGAGCGAGCAGGGCATCGGGATCGCCGTCTTCGTCGACGAGATGCAGGACCTGGACGCCGAGATGCTCGGCGCGCTCCTCAGTGCCCAGCACCGCGCGGCGCAGCGCGACATCCCGTTCTACGTCGTCGGCGCCGGTCTGCCCAACCTCCCCGGGGTCCTGGCCGAGTCGAACTCGTACGCCGAGCGGCAGTTCGACTACCGCACGATCGCCGCCCTCTCCCCCGACGAAGCGCTCCAGGCGCTCGTCGCGCCCGCGGCCGCGCGCGGCGTCACCTACGAGCAGCGCGCCGCCCAGCTCCTCATCCACGTCACGGACGGATACCCCTACTTCATCCAGGTCTACGGCGACCAGGCCTGGCGGCTGTCGGTCGGCCCCGACACCATCACGTACACCGACGCGCTCGAGGCCCACGCCGCCGGCACCGAGGCCCTCGACTTCGGGTTCTTCACCTCCCGCTGGGAACGCGCGACCGACGCCGAGCGCCGCTTCATGCGCGCCATGGCGCAGGACGACGGCCGCTCCGTCGCCAGCGAAGTCATGACCCGCGTCGGCATGCCCGGCACCTCCCCCGGCCCGTACCGCCGCAGCCTCATCGCCAAGGGACTCATCTACTCCCCCGACCGTGGCCAGCTCGCGTTCACCGTGCCCCACATGGCCGACTACATCTCCAGGCGCCTCGACGACGACTGA
- a CDS encoding RNA-guided endonuclease InsQ/TnpB family protein — translation MGTEGALTHRVVRVCLDDAALTPDQRTLLDRHAGTARAVWNWGLAARNAQQDALMAHVRAIALEQADGDETAAATFLDDRIWRTATIKAAPDELRRPLRAATLGRAFTAETRDPDSRFAWWATERHGVNRFAVSSSLQSLDAAFDRYYRDTGGHRSARRARPRKDGRPAAWPRFKKRGRATDAFALFNLVVASQDPWRVIDRAHRIKVPSLGSLRVHENTKRLRRLIARGGRPTSARFTRTGGRWYMSVVVALPAPAAGTVLSPAGAPRAAAPTRAQTRAGLVGVDLGVKTLATMSDGTLIANARHGRAAARRLARLQRRAARQQGPRKGIAPSKGWVTTQRAIARLQHDAAARRRGLVHELTKTLAASYAAVAIEDLNVAGMTGTPAARPDPDNPGAFLANGRAAKSGLNKALLDVGFGEFRRQLTYKTPMYGARLLEVARFAPTSKTCSTCGAVRTKLRLDERTYRCEHCGLVIDRDLNAALNIAALGHQALGTSPADAGDTKRRDQKDVDRERSVVLASQDLGPPRSAERATDSSPPTRAA, via the coding sequence ATGGGCACCGAGGGGGCACTCACCCACCGCGTTGTACGCGTGTGCCTCGACGACGCCGCCCTCACCCCCGACCAGCGCACGCTCCTCGACCGGCATGCCGGCACGGCGCGCGCCGTGTGGAACTGGGGCCTGGCCGCCCGCAACGCCCAGCAGGACGCGCTCATGGCGCACGTGCGCGCCATCGCGCTCGAGCAGGCCGACGGCGACGAGACCGCGGCCGCCACGTTCCTCGACGACCGCATCTGGCGCACCGCCACCATCAAGGCCGCGCCCGACGAGCTGCGCCGCCCCCTGCGCGCCGCCACGCTCGGCCGCGCGTTCACCGCTGAGACCCGCGACCCCGACTCCCGCTTCGCCTGGTGGGCCACCGAACGGCACGGCGTGAACCGCTTCGCCGTGTCGTCCTCCCTCCAGTCGCTCGACGCCGCGTTCGACCGGTACTACCGCGACACCGGCGGGCACCGCTCCGCGCGTCGCGCACGACCACGCAAGGACGGCCGGCCCGCGGCCTGGCCGCGGTTCAAGAAGCGCGGCCGCGCGACCGACGCGTTCGCGCTGTTCAACCTCGTCGTCGCCAGCCAGGACCCCTGGCGCGTCATCGACCGCGCGCACCGGATCAAGGTCCCCTCGCTCGGCTCGCTGCGCGTGCACGAGAACACCAAGCGGCTGCGGCGCCTCATCGCGCGCGGCGGCCGCCCGACGTCGGCCCGGTTCACGCGCACCGGTGGACGCTGGTACATGTCCGTCGTCGTCGCCCTCCCCGCTCCGGCCGCCGGCACCGTCCTCTCCCCCGCTGGCGCGCCCCGGGCCGCGGCCCCGACCCGCGCCCAGACCCGAGCAGGACTCGTCGGTGTTGACCTCGGCGTCAAGACGCTCGCCACGATGTCCGACGGCACGCTCATCGCCAACGCCCGCCACGGACGCGCCGCCGCGCGGCGACTAGCCCGGCTCCAGCGCCGCGCCGCACGCCAGCAGGGCCCGCGCAAGGGCATCGCCCCGTCGAAGGGCTGGGTCACGACCCAGCGCGCGATTGCACGCCTCCAGCACGACGCCGCCGCCCGACGCCGCGGGCTCGTCCACGAGCTCACCAAGACCCTCGCGGCGAGCTACGCCGCGGTCGCGATCGAGGACCTCAACGTCGCCGGCATGACCGGCACCCCCGCGGCCCGCCCCGACCCCGACAACCCGGGCGCCTTCCTCGCGAACGGGCGCGCGGCGAAGTCCGGCCTGAACAAGGCCCTCCTCGACGTCGGGTTCGGCGAGTTCCGACGCCAGCTCACCTACAAGACCCCGATGTACGGGGCACGACTCCTCGAGGTAGCGCGGTTCGCGCCGACCTCGAAGACCTGCTCGACCTGCGGCGCTGTAAGAACCAAGCTGCGCCTGGACGAGCGGACCTACCGGTGCGAACACTGCGGCCTGGTCATCGACCGGGACCTCAACGCCGCACTGAACATCGCAGCCCTCGGCCACCAGGCCCTGGGCACGTCGCCTGCGGACGCGGGAGACACGAAACGGCGAGACCAGAAGGACGTCGACCGTGAGCGGTCTGTCGTCCTGGCCTCGCAAGACCTCGGCCCGCCGAGGTCAGCGGAGCGGGCAACCGACTCCTCACCCCCCACACGCGCGGCCTGA
- a CDS encoding PKD domain-containing protein, producing the protein MLRRILTALVSVGLLLALAPAARADAPICIEIDPRTGECKLFGGGGSGGGGGGGGGGSDTGGGGGSGGGGGGGGGGHSSPVIVVNGIECLYAGLADPQPLKTDPVWAGHEDGAIHVCATWPGGGGGGGAIGGGHTIDILFWAAGPPAPAPPDPADLARQAIETMGLSAIDIGVVPEDAPGRIGVVGMPTWMWAQNPGENTIGPITRTASSGGYTVTATARVTRIVWDMGDGTTVTCNGAGTPYADKYGKSSSPTCGHTYTRQGQYPVTATSYWSVEWAGIGETGVINLDFANTTNITMGEAQVLTR; encoded by the coding sequence GTGCTGAGAAGGATCCTCACCGCCCTCGTCAGCGTCGGGCTGCTGCTCGCGCTCGCTCCTGCCGCGCGCGCCGACGCGCCCATCTGCATCGAGATCGACCCCCGCACAGGCGAATGCAAGCTCTTCGGCGGTGGTGGAAGCGGTGGCGGGGGCGGCGGGGGCGGCGGCGGAAGTGACACCGGTGGGGGCGGCGGCAGTGGCGGCGGTGGTGGCGGCGGTGGTGGCGGGCATTCCAGCCCGGTCATCGTCGTCAACGGCATCGAGTGCCTCTACGCAGGACTCGCCGACCCTCAGCCGCTGAAGACCGACCCGGTCTGGGCCGGCCACGAGGACGGGGCGATCCACGTCTGCGCGACCTGGCCCGGCGGCGGTGGCGGCGGTGGCGCGATCGGTGGTGGCCACACCATCGACATCCTCTTCTGGGCCGCAGGCCCGCCCGCCCCGGCCCCGCCGGACCCGGCCGACCTCGCTCGCCAGGCGATCGAGACCATGGGCCTGAGCGCGATCGACATCGGCGTCGTGCCCGAGGACGCGCCCGGGCGCATCGGTGTCGTCGGCATGCCCACCTGGATGTGGGCCCAGAACCCCGGCGAGAACACCATCGGGCCGATCACTCGCACCGCCTCGTCCGGCGGGTACACCGTCACCGCGACAGCCCGCGTCACCCGCATCGTCTGGGACATGGGCGACGGCACCACCGTCACCTGCAACGGCGCCGGCACCCCGTACGCGGACAAGTACGGCAAGAGCTCCTCGCCCACGTGCGGCCACACCTACACCCGACAGGGGCAGTACCCGGTTACCGCGACCTCCTACTGGAGCGTCGAGTGGGCTGGCATCGGAGAGACCGGAGTCATCAACCTCGACTTCGCGAACACGACGAACATCACGATGGGCGAGGCGCAGGTCCTCACCCGGTAG